Proteins from a single region of Caloramator sp. E03:
- a CDS encoding manganese catalase family protein, with protein sequence MWIYEKKLEYPVHIKSKDLKMAKFLITQYGGPDGELGAAIRYLNQRYTMPTGMTKALLNDIGTEELAHLEIIATMVYQIMHNATPEELKEAGLGAQYVQHDNAPFPTDVNGIPWTAAYIATLGDPITDIHEDMAAEQKARATYEHLIALTDEEDIKKVLKFLWQREVVHYQRFGEALVNLYEYIDSKNVFDMSIKKENS encoded by the coding sequence ATGTGGATTTATGAAAAGAAGCTGGAATATCCAGTTCATATAAAAAGCAAAGATCTTAAAATGGCAAAGTTTTTAATTACCCAATATGGAGGACCTGATGGGGAACTTGGTGCTGCAATAAGGTATTTAAATCAACGTTATACAATGCCAACAGGAATGACAAAGGCACTTTTAAATGATATTGGGACAGAAGAGCTTGCACATCTTGAAATAATAGCAACTATGGTTTATCAGATAATGCATAACGCTACTCCTGAAGAGTTAAAAGAAGCAGGTCTTGGAGCTCAATATGTTCAACATGATAATGCTCCTTTCCCAACAGATGTAAATGGCATTCCATGGACTGCTGCATATATTGCAACCCTTGGAGATCCCATTACTGATATTCATGAAGATATGGCTGCAGAGCAAAAAGCAAGGGCAACCTATGAACACCTTATAGCTTTAACTGATGAGGAGGATATAAAAAAAGTTTTAAAGTTCCTTTGGCAAAGAGAAGTTGTTCATTACCAGCGCTTTGGGGAAGCATTGGTTAATTTGTATGAATATATTGATAGTAAAAATGTATTTGATATGTCAATAAAAAAAGAAAATAGTTAA
- a CDS encoding spore coat protein CotJB, which yields MENMYYGNMSRAEMMKKIKELEFAVVELNLYLDNHPMNQQAIMDYNKFTKELMELKERYEKQYGMLTNFGFSQSQYPWEWVNEPWPWEIGE from the coding sequence ATGGAAAATATGTATTATGGAAACATGTCCCGTGCAGAGATGATGAAAAAAATCAAAGAACTTGAATTTGCAGTTGTTGAATTAAATCTTTATCTTGACAATCATCCTATGAATCAACAGGCTATAATGGATTATAACAAATTTACTAAGGAACTTATGGAATTAAAAGAAAGGTATGAAAAACAGTACGGTATGCTTACTAATTTTGGGTTTAGCCAGAGCCAGTATCCATGGGAATGGGTTAATGAGCCGTGGCCATGGGAAATAGGGGAATAG
- a CDS encoding spore coat associated protein CotJA has protein sequence MNQFYFPCMNPMYMQKQIPIPGGIKITISRAFIPDQPYIKMFPLDEALLKGTLFPNLYIPYPIKSLE, from the coding sequence GTGAATCAATTCTATTTCCCATGCATGAATCCAATGTATATGCAAAAGCAAATCCCAATACCAGGTGGTATAAAAATTACAATATCAAGAGCATTTATTCCTGATCAACCTTATATAAAAATGTTCCCTCTTGATGAGGCCCTTTTAAAGGGAACACTGTTTCCAAATCTTTATATTCCTTATCCTATAAAATCTTTGGAATAG